In Alphaproteobacteria bacterium, a single genomic region encodes these proteins:
- the treZ gene encoding malto-oligosyltrehalose trehalohydrolase, whose translation MSARFAYRKSWGSELLDGGGARFRLWAPGVESLWLVAKGSRLAMNPVGDGWFECAIPEMASGDSYAFSLPDGMLVPDPAARAQAGDVHGPSLLVEPLAYEWRCGDWPGRPWPEAVIYETHVGTFTGSGTFKAVLERLDHLAATGITALELMPVAQYEGNRGWGYDGVLMYAPHHVYGGPDALKELVDAAHERGLMVILDVVYNHFGPDGNYLHHYAPSFFHPERQTPWGGAIAYDVPAVRDYFVDNTLYWLEEFRFDGLRFDAIDQIEDVSEVNILDEIGRLVRTRITDRHIHLTTEDDRNLTRFHEKDRVEAPGYYTAEWNDDFHHAAHVIATGETEGYYIDYAAGRVEKLARSLAEGFVYQGEVSRFRDNSPRGVPSAHLPPTTFINFLQNHDQIGNRAFNERLVTLAPAQVIEALLALLILGPHIPLLFMGEEYGETRSFGFFTDFQGELAEAVREGRRREFRRFARFADEANRDRIPDPNAESTFRTSQLDWTRLASKRGRSRHELVSRLLAIRRGEITPRLAGIDGHAGRAETRDDRTLGVVWQLADGAELRMLANLSDDPGPVAFAGGGGRLLFESSPGLSRAVGAGDLPGWAVLVFLNDDGGPQAEAK comes from the coding sequence ATGAGTGCGCGCTTTGCCTATCGAAAGTCTTGGGGGAGTGAGCTTCTTGATGGGGGTGGTGCGAGGTTCCGCCTGTGGGCGCCCGGTGTCGAGAGCCTCTGGCTTGTCGCCAAGGGAAGCCGGTTGGCGATGAATCCGGTCGGCGATGGCTGGTTCGAGTGCGCCATCCCAGAGATGGCAAGCGGCGACAGCTACGCATTTTCCCTGCCGGACGGAATGCTGGTGCCCGATCCGGCGGCCCGCGCACAGGCGGGGGACGTCCACGGTCCGTCTCTTCTGGTGGAGCCTCTCGCCTATGAGTGGCGGTGTGGGGATTGGCCCGGCCGTCCCTGGCCCGAGGCCGTGATCTACGAGACTCACGTCGGCACTTTCACGGGCTCGGGCACCTTCAAGGCTGTGCTCGAGCGGCTCGATCACCTGGCCGCCACCGGCATCACGGCGCTCGAACTGATGCCGGTTGCGCAATATGAGGGAAACCGGGGCTGGGGATATGACGGTGTTCTCATGTATGCGCCCCATCATGTCTATGGCGGTCCGGACGCCCTGAAAGAGCTTGTTGACGCGGCCCACGAGCGCGGCCTGATGGTCATCCTGGATGTCGTGTACAATCACTTCGGCCCGGATGGGAATTACCTGCACCATTACGCGCCGTCATTTTTCCATCCTGAACGCCAGACGCCCTGGGGTGGTGCCATCGCCTATGATGTCCCGGCGGTTCGCGACTATTTCGTGGATAATACTCTTTACTGGCTGGAAGAATTCCGGTTTGACGGCCTGCGATTTGATGCAATTGACCAGATCGAGGACGTATCGGAAGTAAATATTCTCGATGAGATCGGCCGTCTCGTCAGGACAAGGATCACCGATCGGCATATCCACCTGACGACGGAGGATGATCGCAACCTCACGCGGTTCCACGAAAAGGATCGGGTGGAAGCGCCGGGATATTACACGGCTGAATGGAATGATGACTTCCATCACGCAGCCCATGTTATCGCGACAGGTGAAACAGAGGGGTATTACATTGATTATGCCGCCGGGCGGGTGGAAAAGCTGGCCCGAAGCCTGGCCGAAGGGTTCGTCTATCAGGGCGAGGTTTCACGTTTCCGGGATAATTCTCCGAGGGGTGTTCCATCCGCCCATTTGCCGCCGACGACCTTCATAAATTTTCTGCAGAACCATGACCAGATCGGCAACAGGGCCTTCAACGAACGGCTCGTGACCCTCGCGCCAGCGCAGGTGATAGAGGCACTTCTGGCACTCCTCATACTGGGGCCGCATATTCCGCTCCTGTTCATGGGCGAGGAATATGGAGAGACCCGATCCTTCGGTTTTTTTACCGATTTTCAGGGAGAACTGGCGGAGGCGGTGCGGGAAGGGCGCCGGCGGGAATTTCGCCGCTTCGCGCGGTTTGCAGACGAAGCGAACCGGGATCGTATTCCAGACCCCAATGCCGAATCGACCTTTCGCACGTCTCAACTCGACTGGACCAGGCTGGCCTCGAAACGGGGCCGATCGCGGCACGAGCTTGTCAGCCGGCTCCTCGCAATTCGACGGGGCGAGATCACGCCCCGGCTGGCCGGTATCGACGGGCACGCCGGACGCGCCGAGACGCGTGATGACCGGACGCTCGGCGTGGTCTGGCAATTGGCGGACGGTGCGGAACTGAGAATGCTCGCCAATTTGAGCGACGACCCGGGCCCGGTGGCGTTTGCCGGCGGTGGGGGCAGGCTGCTGTTCGAATCGTCGCCAGGCCTTTCCCGGGCGGTTGGGGCGGGGGATCTTCCTGGCTGGGCGGTGCTCGTTTTCCTAAATGACGACGGCGGTCCGCAGGCGGAGGCGAAATGA